From Syntrophorhabdales bacterium:
TTTACGTGGCAGTTTCGGAAGATGGGCTCACAAGTGACTCGCGAAGAGAGTAAGAATGAGTGAACCTACCAAAGTACTCATCGCTGACGCTGACCTTGGGATCCTCTCGCTCACAACCCAGCTCCTCAGAAGAGCGGGCTACGAGGCCTTGGAAGCCTCAACTGGTAGCGAATGTCTTGAGGCCGTACGAACCCACCATCCTGATATAGTCTTGGTGGACATGGTTCTTCCCGATATAGCCGGCCTTGAGGTCTGCAGACGGATCAAGACCGACCAGGAGACGCGCGGCACATTTGTGATTCTCGTATCTGGAGCCCAGGTCTCATCCGACTCCCAGGCAGAAGGGCTCAATGTTGGCGCAGATGGCTACACAATCAAGCCTATTCCCAACAAGGAACTTCTTGCTCGGGTCCAGGCCATGGAGCGCATCAAGCGGGCACAGGAAGCGCTTCAGGCTTCCGAGGTTCGTTACCGGAGACTTTTTGAGACGGCCCGGGACGGCATCCTCATCCTTGATGCCGCTACGGGAGAGATAGATGACGTGAACCCATTTCTGGTAACGATGCTGGGCTACGCTCGTGAAGAAATCCTGGGAAGAAGACTATGGGAGCTCGGGGCGGTCAAAGACATCGAGGCAAGCAAAGCGGCCTTTAAGGAGCTGCAGCGTACAGGGTACGTCCGCTACGAAAACCTTCCACTCAAGACAAAAGACGGACGGGGTATCGCCGTGGAATTTGTCAGCAATGTTTACTTGATTAATGATCACAAGGTCATCCAATGCAACATCCGCGACATCACGGAACGCAAACTGCTAGAGGAGAAGCTCCACAGCATATCCTTCCTTGACGATCTCACGTGTCTGTATAATCGGCGTGGCTTTTTTGCCCTTGCGCAGCAACAGCTGAAAATAGCAGAACGGACAAAGCAGAAGGTACTGCTCTTTTTTGCCGACGTTGACGACTTGAAACAGATTAACGACATATCGGGCCATCAGGAAGGCGATAATGCACTTGTTGATATTGCCGCTGTCCTCGAAGAGACTTTCAGGAAATCAGATATCATCGGTCGCGTGGGAGGAGACGAGTTTGCAGTCCTCGCCATGAATATCACTGATGAAACAGGAGCGGTCCTCATGGATCGCCTGCAGAACGCCCTTGATGCTTGTAACCAGCTCAGGACCGGAAATCGCAGGCTCTCGCTAAGCACAGGTGTCGCACGGTCTGACCCTGAACATCCCTCTTCCCTTGATGAACTCATGGCGGACGCAGATAGATTGATGTATAGACTGAAGCGAACCAAAGAGCGTTAAACGTATCTGACTATGACGACTCTGCCGGATTAGGGCAAGGAGACGCGAACGTTCAAGCCATCTTCCTAAGCTTCCTTCTGCTGACTTCGGGGAGAATGCCGCCTGGTGGTGGATCATGATCCTCGCCTTCAACCTCCATGCAGCGACGAAGCAGCTGGCCCTTGGAGAATCGTGGAAAACGAAAAGACTGAAGGCGATGAGGTTCTCTCTGATCAGCCTGCCCGGACGCATTGTCGAGCATGCACGGGAACTGGTGATCCGGCTCGCCAGGAGCCATCCCTCCTTGAAGGTACTTCTCGATACGCGGCAGCGGATTATGGATCCTGTTCCCCTGCTGTCAGGGTAATGCGATGCAAAAGAGCCTCAGGACAACGCGTGCACCGATAAAGGACCCCCAGGGAGAGGTGCACCCAAAACTAGGCCGCAGAACAGGCTACGATTGTGTCTCCATAGAGAATCAAAGGTGATTAGGCTTTCTCGATACCCGGA
This genomic window contains:
- a CDS encoding transposase, coding for MRARRRERSSHLPKLPSADFGENAAWWWIMILAFNLHAATKQLALGESWKTKRLKAMRFSLISLPGRIVEHARELVIRLARSHPSLKVLLDTRQRIMDPVPLLSG
- a CDS encoding diguanylate cyclase is translated as MSEPTKVLIADADLGILSLTTQLLRRAGYEALEASTGSECLEAVRTHHPDIVLVDMVLPDIAGLEVCRRIKTDQETRGTFVILVSGAQVSSDSQAEGLNVGADGYTIKPIPNKELLARVQAMERIKRAQEALQASEVRYRRLFETARDGILILDAATGEIDDVNPFLVTMLGYAREEILGRRLWELGAVKDIEASKAAFKELQRTGYVRYENLPLKTKDGRGIAVEFVSNVYLINDHKVIQCNIRDITERKLLEEKLHSISFLDDLTCLYNRRGFFALAQQQLKIAERTKQKVLLFFADVDDLKQINDISGHQEGDNALVDIAAVLEETFRKSDIIGRVGGDEFAVLAMNITDETGAVLMDRLQNALDACNQLRTGNRRLSLSTGVARSDPEHPSSLDELMADADRLMYRLKRTKER